CGAACACAGCtgagaatgtgttatttttaattaaaaatcgagaaaaacatgtttaattcaaccttccgaagcccccaaataacttacatacatgattgataatcaacatatttgctatagtccaacttagttttgctatttaaaatcgagaaaataggCCCACAAATGTgtaagatataagcaaaaaatcgCGACTACATACCACGATTTTTCCAAAGTATTTATATTTGCcaaagtttttaagtaatttttgtttttcattcccTAAACAATTTTTCAGTTCATACAACTCTTTTTGCACCCACGGTACAAATAAACAGATTTTCTCAACAATTAAAAATGGTGTTATCAATTTATAGTGGATtacaatcaaaacaaaaacctcTACGGCTACAAACTTTTcttgtaatatttattaataaacctTAAATGATCAGTAAATTaagtaatatattaaaaaaatgaatgaaaaactaGTACAGAAATGTAGAACATGTCTTAAGAtcagtaaaaaaatgtttcctttaAATGAACCTGCTAGAGGATGTAGTCCCAAGAGGACCTATGGTCAACTACTAAAGGAATATGCCAAATTAGAGGTAAGAACATAGATTAATGAATGGTATTACATACTactatataacaattttatttactatttagTTTACATCAGATTATGAGCATCTCATGCCTCAACATTTATGTGCTTTGTGCTGTCGTGAGTTGAGGTCCACAAATGCATTTGTTCGACAAGCCAAGTATTCCTATAATGAACTTATAAATCTTATTTCTAAACAATTGGATTGTCTACAAGAAAAAACTATTGATTTCCCACCAAATGGAAACGAATTGGAAAAATCCCTTGAtatcaaaattgaaaattatattgatgaaTACCATGCGATAGGACGAAAAGTCCAAGATAATACAACAGAAGGACTCAACATTGTAATCATGAGTACTATGTTGAAGTCTGAAGTATGTGAGGAATCAACAGATAATGGCAAACCTATTAAAAAGGATGGAGATATTGAAGAAGTGGATATTATTGATAAGTATGATTATGGAATTTTAGAAAGATtgtttttaacttaattttcatttttaaattcgggaaaatcggctcacaaatggctgagatataagcaaaaaaacacGACTACctcgaatttttttatcaatattaacaatattattacAACAGAcactatggatatctaatgataggcaTTTCAATTACCTTTATAAcgacatatacaatttttttccaacaaaaattagtcggcacatccgaatatagatctctttcttgtttttacaaatatattataaccacttaagtttttgacaactgagttaggtctttggcaGGAGAGTTTcagctctatgtatatttctctatcttaAGATTTGTATTTACATCCTAAAAACCATTTAGATTTTTGTATGTACTTTAGAAATACTAGCTTAACTGGAAAATACTGCTAGTTTAAACTTAGGTTTAAAACAAGATAAACAGCATTATAAATTTAATCTGTGTTTAATCAAATTTGattaaatagttattaaaaatagcATTATATATTACTAGGaccgcctggtggtcaaaattcgaccactaataacgatgttatacagttacttttgagtacatatatgcaaaaatatttatcacGTGTGTGTACAAATGCGCGTGTatgtatttagatgtgcataaacatgttgttgtttttcaagcaaatttaaaacgctttttaccacttttatggaaaaattgttttaaaaaaatttatattgtgcacatctataaaaaataaccttttaaaccatataagtttcatcaatattggtggacaataacatacttaaaagtgtaccacaaaaaaacgtgtagcttatttatatataacattaattaatttaaatactattaattaatttatataacattcttgttttttttcagtGTTCAAAATGACTTAAACGATTCAACATTGGAAACATCAACGTTGACCGATACTAATAAAACTGTTCCATATATAACTGATAATGATGAGGAGTCttctgaatttaaaataaacacagtGTGCCCGATAAGTGATCAAACAATACGCAGTTCTGATAATTTATTAACACTCTTGCATACACAAAATGATATTACAGAGGATAGCAAATCTTTAGACGCACAAAAACCCAAATCAAAAAAAGCACTTGTTTGTAAATTATGTCCCATGAAATATAGCAATAAAACCACGTACTTGAAACATTTAAAGAAGAAACATAACATTGATGAGAAACCGAAAATCAATAAAGCAAGCGATAAAGAAGATCGGacgcataaaatttataaatgtctTTCATGTGATTATACAGCCAAATCTCTTCCCACTTTAAGTTACCACACTCGTGCGAAACATGGCAGCGAAAAGGACAAACACGCTTGCAAATTTTGTTCACaaaaatttttgcagaaatttgaTTTGTTAATGCATTTGAAAAAATCACACAATGAACTGATAAAGACACTTAAAGCTGAAGTAGAAAATAAAACGGATCAAGGGtattatttggtattttttaaattaaataatttttataaaaaatgtccaTTACAGGGAAAATCTAAATGATGCCACTActacaaatataaatatgttggCACAAGAAGATGATAGTTCTCTTGATGAAAATGAAGACTCTTCTAGTGATGACAGTATTCCTTTGGCCCAAAAAATCGATAAATCACATTCAATGTCAAACTTAGCCACTGCAATGGAAGTAGAAAAGGAGGCGTTTAGTGATGAAGAGTTTATAAGAAACATGATAAGTTTAAAAAAACGAACACCCAAATCGATAGCGAACAAATCTCTAGCCCGGAGCTGTGATAAATGtggaaaagtttataaaaactaTGAATCTCTTTCTGCCCACCAAAGATATGTTCACATCAGCGAAGAAAAATACAGTTTATGTCCACATTGtggtaaaaaattcaaaaggaaAACTAACCTAAGGATTCACATAAATAATGTTCATGTTGCAAACAAAtctaaagaaattgtta
The nucleotide sequence above comes from Calliphora vicina chromosome 1, idCalVici1.1, whole genome shotgun sequence. Encoded proteins:
- the LOC135948878 gene encoding zinc finger protein ZFP2-like, which codes for MFPLNEPARGCSPKRTYGQLLKEYAKLEFTSDYEHLMPQHLCALCCRELRSTNAFVRQAKYSYNELINLISKQLDCLQEKTIDFPPNGNELEKSLDIKIENYIDEYHAIGRKVQDNTTEGLNIVIMSTMLKSEVCEESTDNGKPIKKDGDIEEVDIIDNVQNDLNDSTLETSTLTDTNKTVPYITDNDEESSEFKINTVCPISDQTIRSSDNLLTLLHTQNDITEDSKSLDAQKPKSKKALVCKLCPMKYSNKTTYLKHLKKKHNIDEKPKINKASDKEDRTHKIYKCLSCDYTAKSLPTLSYHTRAKHGSEKDKHACKFCSQKFLQKFDLLMHLKKSHNELIKTLKAEVENKTDQGENLNDATTTNINMLAQEDDSSLDENEDSSSDDSIPLAQKIDKSHSMSNLATAMEVEKEAFSDEEFIRNMISLKKRTPKSIANKSLARSCDKCGKVYKNYESLSAHQRYVHISEEKYSLCPHCGKKFKRKTNLRIHINNVHVANKSKEIVKKSTAPNVKEKRFMCTECSYVCGTITTLTIHRNRHHTGEKPYKCEYCPKSFVVSYDLKLHRYLHTGERPFKCSICSKGFQDNAHLVKHKRMHNSLPPNQCDDCGKRFTQSYNLLAHKRIHLREKKLNCTICGKVFENRSLLNIHRISENHHDEII